A window from Purpureocillium takamizusanense chromosome 3, complete sequence encodes these proteins:
- a CDS encoding uncharacterized protein (EggNog:ENOG503P3CM~COG:B): MVAFAVYQSTLGGSLVETPGQACDQCRQKKSRCDRHRPVCGNCVKTGSGCTWIAIPKRRGPRPRKRRAMPLPLPLLGDNSASETTPERTGEAASSAAPINTSGTDAMDQFLESCDGQLPLMIPATSPDWQRCSSPSKLHREMPCTTTLPDYTACSGPLLEDHDIPNILNISQPCWSCVDDTLQLPCSFFEPYVRLFIDRLYPIFPVMDCHYLLRLVYADDTLGRPLTMAEYALLTSLSAAVVMQLNIEGLPGPTFDAGVEGKGTQAASPPFPQSLSCAQVFTTQCLEARQGYPFIEEADELTVMTSFFLFAYYGNLDQSQSAWYYLREAIGFAQSLGVDDADLYAGWEPSAQQRRRRLFWLLFITERAYAIQHRRQVILRPSIDLPRVFDSHEPKLVYGFLALAKVFRNIDNTFIKAWGEASSTSRACDPGIAMKKILDQEDLMGYLSMSEVNETQRLDVLITQQWLRVLVCNMKLRRSVLGAKHSTQQLIGAGHGVFEPQYVLDTCRSLLRIVSKANPLSLEAHGIGMVMRTQCFMSLALKISADRPSRSKRSRTRRIVSATHFPCARWTSRKTPVSTVNETCCITLCYSSLVSGTTRANTSNHWRKRQTPS; encoded by the exons ATGGTGGCCTTCGCCGTCTATCAGTCAACGCTGGGAGGCTCACTGGTCGAAACCCCTGGCCAGGCTTGCGACCAATGCCGCCAGAAAAAGTCGCGATGCGACAGGCACCGGCCCGTCTGCGGCAACTGTGTCAAAACCGGCTCCGGATGCACTTGGATCGCGATACCGAAACGCagagggccacggccgcgcaagaggcgggcgatgcccctgcccctgcccctgctgGGCGATAACTCCGCCTCAGAAACCACGCCCGAACGCACCGGCGAGGCTGCCTCATCCGCTGCCCCCATCAACACCAGTGGTACTGATGCGATGGATCAGTTCCTTGAAAGCTGCGATGGTCAGTTGCCACTGATGATTCCTGCCACGTCACCGGACTGGCAGCGttgcagctcgccgtcgaaaTTGCACCGCGAGATGCCTTGCACGACAACACTTCCTGACTATACTGCCTGCTCTGGGCCGTTGCTGGAAGATCATGACATCCCCAATATCCTCAATATCTCACAGCCGTGCTGGTCCTGCGTCGATGACACCCTTCAACTTCCTTGCTCCTTCTTCGAGCCCTACGTCCGCTTGTTCATCGACAGACTGTACCCCATATTTCCCGTCATGGACTGCCACTATCTGCTGAGATTAGTTTATGCTGATGACACCCTGGGTCGGCCGCTTACCATGGCTGAGTATGCCTTGCTGACGTCCCTTTCTGCGGCTGTGGTGATGCAACTCAATATCGAAGGCTTGCCAGGGCCTACATTTGACGCGGGTGTCGAAGGCAAGGGCACTCAGGCAGCATCGCCACCCTTTCCTCAATCTTTATCCTGTGCTCAGGTTTTCACCACGCAATGTCTCGAGGCTCGCCAAGGCTATCCATTCATTGAAGAGGCTGACGAGTTGACTGTCATGACCTCCTTCTTTCTCTTCGCCTACTACGGCAATCTTGATCAAAGCCAGTCTGCCTGGTATTACCTTCGTGAGGCCATTGGATTTGCTCAGTCGCTTGGCGTAGATGATGCAGACCTTTACGCTGGCTGGGAACCTAGCGcgcagcaacggcgacggcggctgttCTGGCTTCTGTTCATCACAGAACG GGCGTATGCCatccagcatcgccgccaggtCATCCTACGGCCATCAATCGATCTTCCCAGGGTGTTTGATTCACACGAGCCGAAACTCGTATACGGATTCCTCGCTCTCGCCAAGGTGTTCAGAAACATTGACAATACTTTTATCAAGGCCTGGGGTGAAGCCTCCTCGACAAGCCGGGCTTGTGATCCTGGGATCGCCATGAAGAAGATACTGGACCAGGAAGACCTCATGGGCTACCTCTCAATGTCTGAAGTTAATGAGACTCAGCGTCTCGATGTTCTAATCACACAACAATGGCTGCGAGTTCTTGTGTGCAATATGAAGCTCAGGCGGTCAGTGCTTGGCGCTAAACACAGTACCCAGCAGCTCATTGGGGCCGGCCACGGAGTTTTCGAACCGCAGTACGTGCTCGACACTTGCCGGAGCCTGTTACGGATTGTCTCGAAGGCAAACCCGCTATCTTTAGAAGCGCACGGCATAGGCATGGTAATGCGCACGCAATGTTTCATGTCCTTGGCTTTGAAAATCAGCGCTGAcaggccgagcaggagcaaAAGATCTCGGACGCGGCGAATTGTCTCTGCGACACACTTTCCATGTGCAAGATGGACATCGCGGAAGACTCCAGTTTCCACTGTAAACGAGACTTGTTGCATCACTTTATGCTATTCCTCTCTCGTTTCCGGAACCACGAGAGCCAATACCTCAAACCATTGGCGCAAAAGGCAAACGCCGTCCTGA
- a CDS encoding uncharacterized protein (EggNog:ENOG503P7NW), giving the protein MCGPENTNRPRGGALVALGPPLSPDRPSSTASIHGDLAFHTPGNPGSAEATHARLTSSTFLDVAHIGELSVIIHTSGDMTRSAAECGFFRQFSLATPTALNDSDGRLAFLELPIEPLPLTVGDGGIIGRRVSVCSRQPCGRESVVAEGIVGFNFHEPSRSSL; this is encoded by the exons ATGTGCGGCCCTGAAAACACGAACCGCCCTCGCGGAGGAGCGCTGGTCGCTCTTGGCCCTCCTTTGAGCCCCGATAGAcccagctcgacggcatccaTTCATGGTGATCTCGCATTTCACACGCCCGGAAACCCCGGTAGTGCCGAGGCAACTCATGCGCGGCTTACATCAAGCACTTTCCTTGACGTGGCACACATTGGCGAACTCTCAGTGATAATCCA CACTAGTGGTGACATGACGAGAAGCGCCGCCGAGTGCGGTTTCTTTCGCCAGTTTTCGCTCGCGACACCGACGGCACTTAATGACAGCGACGGACGGTTGGCGTTCCTCGAACTCCCCATTGAGCCATTGCCGCTCACAGTGGGAGATGGCGGCATAATAGGCCGTCGCGTGTCCGTGTGTTCGAGACAGCCGTGCGGCCGGGAGTCCGTGGTAGCAGAAGGGATTGTCGGTTTCAACTTTCACGAGCCTTCAAGATCATCGTTGTGA
- a CDS encoding uncharacterized protein (EggNog:ENOG503P3CM~COG:B) produces the protein MVAFAVYQSTLGGSLVETPGQACDQCRQKKSRCDRHRPVCGNCVKTGSGCTWIAIPKRRGPRPRKRRAMPLPLPLLGDNSASETTPERTGEAASSAAPINTSGTDAMDQFLESCDGQLPLMIPATSPDWQRCSSPSKLHREMPCTTTLPDYTACSGPLLEDHDIPNILNISQPCWSCVDDTLQLPCSFFEPYVRLFIDRLYPIFPVMDCHYLLRLVYADDTLGRPLTMAEYALLTSLSAAVVMQLNIEGLPGPTFDAGVEGKGTQAASPPFPQSLSCAQVFTTQCLEARQGYPFIEEADELTVMTSFFLFAYYGNLDQSQSAWYYLREAIGFAQSLGVDDADLYAGWEPSAQQRRRRLFWLLFITERYLSRSLRYNSPFGELRAPATGRMPSSIAARSSYGHQSIFPGCLIHTSRNSYTDSSLSPRCSETLTILLSRPGVKPPRQAGLVILGSP, from the coding sequence ATGGTGGCCTTCGCCGTCTATCAGTCAACGCTGGGAGGCTCACTGGTCGAAACCCCTGGCCAGGCTTGCGACCAATGCCGCCAGAAAAAGTCGCGATGCGACAGGCACCGGCCCGTCTGCGGCAACTGTGTCAAAACCGGCTCCGGATGCACTTGGATCGCGATACCGAAACGCagagggccacggccgcgcaagaggcgggcgatgcccctgcccctgcccctgctgGGCGATAACTCCGCCTCAGAAACCACGCCCGAACGCACCGGCGAGGCTGCCTCATCCGCTGCCCCCATCAACACCAGTGGTACTGATGCGATGGATCAGTTCCTTGAAAGCTGCGATGGTCAGTTGCCACTGATGATTCCTGCCACGTCACCGGACTGGCAGCGttgcagctcgccgtcgaaaTTGCACCGCGAGATGCCTTGCACGACAACACTTCCTGACTATACTGCCTGCTCTGGGCCGTTGCTGGAAGATCATGACATCCCCAATATCCTCAATATCTCACAGCCGTGCTGGTCCTGCGTCGATGACACCCTTCAACTTCCTTGCTCCTTCTTCGAGCCCTACGTCCGCTTGTTCATCGACAGACTGTACCCCATATTTCCCGTCATGGACTGCCACTATCTGCTGAGATTAGTTTATGCTGATGACACCCTGGGTCGGCCGCTTACCATGGCTGAGTATGCCTTGCTGACGTCCCTTTCTGCGGCTGTGGTGATGCAACTCAATATCGAAGGCTTGCCAGGGCCTACATTTGACGCGGGTGTCGAAGGCAAGGGCACTCAGGCAGCATCGCCACCCTTTCCTCAATCTTTATCCTGTGCTCAGGTTTTCACCACGCAATGTCTCGAGGCTCGCCAAGGCTATCCATTCATTGAAGAGGCTGACGAGTTGACTGTCATGACCTCCTTCTTTCTCTTCGCCTACTACGGCAATCTTGATCAAAGCCAGTCTGCCTGGTATTACCTTCGTGAGGCCATTGGATTTGCTCAGTCGCTTGGCGTAGATGATGCAGACCTTTACGCTGGCTGGGAACCTAGCGcgcagcaacggcgacggcggctgttCTGGCTTCTGTTCATCACAGAACGGTACCTATCCCGGTCCCTACGCTATAACTCACCGTTCGGAGAACTAAGGGCTCCTGCCACAGGGCGTATGCCatccagcatcgccgccaggtCATCCTACGGCCATCAATCGATCTTCCCAGGGTGTTTGATTCACACGAGCCGAAACTCGTATACGGATTCCTCGCTCTCGCCAAGGTGTTCAGAAACATTGACAATACTTTTATCAAGGCCTGGGGTGAAGCCTCCTCGACAAGCCGGGCTTGTGATCCTGGGATCGCCATGA
- a CDS encoding Endopeptidase Clp (EggNog:ENOG503P040~MEROPS:MER0006046~COG:O), with product MAVRQRLLPALRMLPKRQIRSFGFSKPPGNSPPMQDYIPMPYIEETSAAGRKTWDIFSKLLQERIVCLNGEINDYMSASIVAQLLWLESDTPEKPITMYINSPGGSVTSGMAIYDTMTYIKSPVSTVCVGGAASMAAILLAGGEAGQRYALPHSSIMIHQPLGGTRGQASDILIYANQIQRIREQSNKIMQHHLNKAKGYDKYSIEEVNDMMERDKYLSVEEALDLGVIDEILTKRTDKEPKKEHSAASSSGPDSS from the exons ATGGCCGTTCGACAGCGGTTGCTACCCGCCCTGCGGATGCTGCCAAAGAGGCAGATTCGATCTTTTGGGTTTTCCAAGCCCCCTGGGAATTCTCCACCGATGCAGGACTACATACCCATGCCCTACATCGAGGAGACATCG GCGGCAGGCCGAAAGACAT GGGACATATTCTCCAAGCTACTGCAG GAACGTATCGTCTGCCTGAATGGTGAAATCAACGACTACATGTCCGCCTCTATCGTCGCACAGCTCCTTTGGCTCGAGTCGGACACCCCCGAGAAACCAATAACAATGTACATCAACTCGCCCGGCGGGTCCGTCACGTCAG GCATGGCCATTTACGATACCATGACGTACATCAAGTCGCCCGTCTCGACCGTCTGTGTCGGTGGAGCTGcatccatggcggcgatACTGCTCGCTGGTGGTGAGGCGGGACAGCGGTACGCGCTGCCACACAGCTCCATCATGATTCACCAGCCTTTGGGTGGCACGCGCGGCCAGGCATCGGACATTCTCATATATGCCAACCAAATCCAGCGGATACGCGAGCAGTCCAATAAGATCATGCAGCACCATCTCAACAAAGCCAAGGGCTACGACAAATACAGCATCGAGGAGGTCAACGATATGATGGAACGTGACAAGTACTTGAGTGTAGAGGAGGCGCTCGATCTCGGCGTTATTGACGAGATCCTGACCAAGAGGACAGACAAGGAACCGAAGAAAGAGCATTCGGCAGCGTCCTCATCTGGGCCGGACTCGTCTTGA
- a CDS encoding uncharacterized protein (COG:S~EggNog:ENOG503P51C), which produces MMPSKTRRALATTAAGSLGALSRRWASYDSASLTSRNLAGKVDAGLGPSSDDNLPRLNQDRHTVETAIGHLPMSPLFDPAWMKSRRRQRKADPSKPVGRFRKKLAKNPFARALESPIRRCQYTTVLLPRYFLQDFELVTHPKTGTAWWAPGPLSFGKLAPEGSEAAANTDDDVNTPVSEAELPDQNLPAAMRPAGSPPEAPAPSARPRGPLTSYTLGRKSVVDSLGGKNKRYTSVLLAVRTGMAVAPNMRNPIWREDMGDVLLRMMRRLATDALVTCAIPAKASKGAMESLRPFSNWAEVDRTKPGGCVLWLPDDSCHPMRAAPFATLDVTDARYNQKMVIYNMPWLLGNLEFERLKRESHTFRGHQIVVLRHGRSNAVMQLHLLLWRLQGYLAQPQDVE; this is translated from the exons ATGATGCCAAGCAAGACGCGTCGAGCCTTGGCTAcgactgctgctggctcTCTCGGCGCCTTGAGTCGACGATGGGCCTCCTATGACAGTGCGTCCCTGACGAGCAGGAACTTGGCCGGAAAGGTTGACGCTGGTCTCGGTCCCAGCTCTGACGATAACCTCCCACGGCTCAACCAAGACCGACACACGGTTGAAACGGCCATCGGGCATCTCCCCATGTCCCCACTCTTCGATCCAGCATGGATGAAGTCACGGCGCCGACAGAGGAAAGCTGATCCGTCCAAGCCTGTCGGTCGCTTCAGGAAGAAACTCGCGAAGAACCCGTTTG CAAGAGCCCTCGAATCCCCGATACGGCGATGTCAATATACGACTGTGTTGCTACCCCGATACTTTCTCCAAGACTTTGAGCTGGTTACGCACCCTAAAACAGGCACAGCATGGTGGGCGCCTGGGCCGCTCTCCTTTGGCAAACTTGCACCGGAGGGATCAGAAGCCGCCGCGAATACGGATGATGATGTCAACACACCAGTATCAGAGGCAGAATTACCTGATCAAAACCTGCCGGCTGCGATGCGGCCGGCCGGATCACCACCAGAGGCACCGGCCCCCTCTGCCCGGCCTCGCGGACCTCTCACGAGCTACACCCTCGGTCGAAAGTCTGTTGTAGACAGCTTGGGTGGAAAGAACAAGAGGTACACATCTGTACTGCTTGCGGTTCGCACCGGCATGGCGGTCGCGCCCAATATGCGGAATCCGATTTGGCGCGAAGACATGGGAGACGTACTCCTCCGCATGATGCGGCGGCTAGCTACGGACGCACTGGTCACATGCGCTATTCCAGCAAAAGCCTCCAAAGGGGCGATGGAGTCTTTAAGGCCCTTTTCCAACTGGGCGGAAGTTGACAGGACCAAGCCTGGGGGTTGTGTGCTTTGGCTTCCTGACGACAGTTGCCATCCGATGAGGGCCGCACCGTTCGCCACGCTGGACGTTACCGATGCCCGATACAATCAGAAGATGGTCATCTACAACATGCCATGGCTACTCGGAAATTTGGAGTTTGAGAGACTAAAGAGGGAGTCCCATACTTTCCGCGGTCACCAAATCGTTGTCCTGCGACATGGGCGAAGCAATGCGGTAATGCAGCTGCATCTTTTGCTTTGGCGCTTGCAGGGCTACTTGGCTCAGCCGCAGGATGTAGAGTGA
- a CDS encoding uncharacterized protein (EggNog:ENOG503P3CM~COG:B) — translation MVAFAVYQSTLGGSLVETPGQACDQCRQKKSRCDRHRPVCGNCVKTGSGCTWIAIPKRRGPRPRKRRAMPLPLPLLGDNSASETTPERTGEAASSAAPINTSGTDAMDQFLESCDGQLPLMIPATSPDWQRCSSPSKLHREMPCTTTLPDYTACSGPLLEDHDIPNILNISQPCWSCVDDTLQLPCSFFEPYVRLFIDRLYPIFPVMDCHYLLRLVYADDTLGRPLTMAEYALLTSLSAAVVMQLNIEGLPGPTFDAGVEGKGTQAASPPFPQSLSCAQVFTTQCLEARQGYPFIEEADELTVMTSFFLFAYYGNLDQSQSAWYYLREAIGFAQSLGVDDADLYAGWEPSAQQRRRRLFWLLFITERAYAIQHRRQVILRPSIDLPRVFDSHEPKLVYGFLALAKVFRNIDNTFIKAWGEASSTSRACDPGIAMKKILDQEDLMGYLSMSEVNETQRLDVLITQQWLRVLVCNMKLRRSVLGAKHSTQQLIGAGHGVFEPQYVLDTCRSLLRIVSKANPLSLEAHGIGMEQKISDAANCLCDTLSMCKMDIAEDSSFHCKRDLLHHFMLFLSRFRNHESQYLKPLAQKANAVLTQGFQLVDRAMLCSSNDDQMIAQQDAPNEF, via the exons ATGGTGGCCTTCGCCGTCTATCAGTCAACGCTGGGAGGCTCACTGGTCGAAACCCCTGGCCAGGCTTGCGACCAATGCCGCCAGAAAAAGTCGCGATGCGACAGGCACCGGCCCGTCTGCGGCAACTGTGTCAAAACCGGCTCCGGATGCACTTGGATCGCGATACCGAAACGCagagggccacggccgcgcaagaggcgggcgatgcccctgcccctgcccctgctgGGCGATAACTCCGCCTCAGAAACCACGCCCGAACGCACCGGCGAGGCTGCCTCATCCGCTGCCCCCATCAACACCAGTGGTACTGATGCGATGGATCAGTTCCTTGAAAGCTGCGATGGTCAGTTGCCACTGATGATTCCTGCCACGTCACCGGACTGGCAGCGttgcagctcgccgtcgaaaTTGCACCGCGAGATGCCTTGCACGACAACACTTCCTGACTATACTGCCTGCTCTGGGCCGTTGCTGGAAGATCATGACATCCCCAATATCCTCAATATCTCACAGCCGTGCTGGTCCTGCGTCGATGACACCCTTCAACTTCCTTGCTCCTTCTTCGAGCCCTACGTCCGCTTGTTCATCGACAGACTGTACCCCATATTTCCCGTCATGGACTGCCACTATCTGCTGAGATTAGTTTATGCTGATGACACCCTGGGTCGGCCGCTTACCATGGCTGAGTATGCCTTGCTGACGTCCCTTTCTGCGGCTGTGGTGATGCAACTCAATATCGAAGGCTTGCCAGGGCCTACATTTGACGCGGGTGTCGAAGGCAAGGGCACTCAGGCAGCATCGCCACCCTTTCCTCAATCTTTATCCTGTGCTCAGGTTTTCACCACGCAATGTCTCGAGGCTCGCCAAGGCTATCCATTCATTGAAGAGGCTGACGAGTTGACTGTCATGACCTCCTTCTTTCTCTTCGCCTACTACGGCAATCTTGATCAAAGCCAGTCTGCCTGGTATTACCTTCGTGAGGCCATTGGATTTGCTCAGTCGCTTGGCGTAGATGATGCAGACCTTTACGCTGGCTGGGAACCTAGCGcgcagcaacggcgacggcggctgttCTGGCTTCTGTTCATCACAGAACG GGCGTATGCCatccagcatcgccgccaggtCATCCTACGGCCATCAATCGATCTTCCCAGGGTGTTTGATTCACACGAGCCGAAACTCGTATACGGATTCCTCGCTCTCGCCAAGGTGTTCAGAAACATTGACAATACTTTTATCAAGGCCTGGGGTGAAGCCTCCTCGACAAGCCGGGCTTGTGATCCTGGGATCGCCATGAAGAAGATACTGGACCAGGAAGACCTCATGGGCTACCTCTCAATGTCTGAAGTTAATGAGACTCAGCGTCTCGATGTTCTAATCACACAACAATGGCTGCGAGTTCTTGTGTGCAATATGAAGCTCAGGCGGTCAGTGCTTGGCGCTAAACACAGTACCCAGCAGCTCATTGGGGCCGGCCACGGAGTTTTCGAACCGCAGTACGTGCTCGACACTTGCCGGAGCCTGTTACGGATTGTCTCGAAGGCAAACCCGCTATCTTTAGAAGCGCACGGCATAGGCATG gagcaaAAGATCTCGGACGCGGCGAATTGTCTCTGCGACACACTTTCCATGTGCAAGATGGACATCGCGGAAGACTCCAGTTTCCACTGTAAACGAGACTTGTTGCATCACTTTATGCTATTCCTCTCTCGTTTCCGGAACCACGAGAGCCAATACCTCAAACCATTGGCGCAAAAGGCAAACGCCGTCCTGACGCAGGGCTTCCAGCTGGTAGACCGAGCAATGCTATGCTCATCTAACGACGACCAAATGATAGCGCAACAAGACGCCCCCAATGAGTTTTGA
- the SOD2_2 gene encoding Superoxide dismutase (EggNog:ENOG503NZVT~COG:Q): MSATVYSLPALPYAYDALEPSISAQIMELHHSKHHQTYVNNLNAALKTYATASSSGDIAGQIALQGAIKFNGGGHINHTLFWENLAPASSPEAADPQSSAPTLIAAITQTWGGLTEFKAAFSKALLGLQGSGWGWLIRDGPQLRIITTKDQDPVVGGEVPILGLDLWEHAFYLQYLNNKAAYVENIWNVINWKTAELRFKGGRDDAFKLLKASM, translated from the exons aTGTCCGCCACCGTCTACAGCCTCCCAGCGTTGCCGTACGCCTACGAT gccctcgagcccaGCATCTCAGCTCAGATCATGGAGCTTCACCACTCCAAGCACCACCAGACTTACGTCAACAATCTGAACGCCGCCCTCAAAACGTACGCGACCGCGAGCTCTTCCGGAGATATTGCGGGTCAGATCGCTCTCCAAGGAGCTATCAAGTTCAATGGAGGGGGCCATATAAATCACACGCTCTTCTGGGAGAACCTGGCCCCCGCGTCATCACCTGAGGCTGCGGATCCTCAAAGCAGCGCGCCGACCTTGATTGCGGCCATCACCCAGACCTGGGGCGGCCTGACGGAGTTTAAAGCGGCGTTCTCAAAGGCGCTTCTTGGACTGCAGGGTAGTGGCTGGGGGTGGTTGATCCGAGACGGGCCGCAACTGCGTATCATTACAACCAAGGACCAGGATCCagtggtcggcggcgaggttcCAATCCTCGGGCTGGATTTGTGGGAGCATGCCTTCTACCTTCAG TATCTCAACAATAAAGCAGCCTACGTTGAGAACATCTGGAATGTCATCAACTGGAAGACGGCTGAGCTACGGTTCAAGGGAGGGCGTGATGATGCCTTCAAGTTACTCAAAGCGTCAATGTGA